A window from Fusarium musae strain F31 chromosome 8, whole genome shotgun sequence encodes these proteins:
- a CDS encoding hypothetical protein (EggNog:ENOG41), which translates to MAEVATSLCWPEPVDGNGQDGALVKTLSPTDDVVNGYPAEMRFLGKKLSKKKKKKGGKEKTMVSEPQPIESPPLECQETTFADESLAAETVTMAKDEEPLFDIPEAIQGDTIPAEDIVPEVQSAHEPLPESPVPEHVNGDTETDVPPPAREAQELIYLPFSAQHKLMMHLQERLETMCFSFAQRVLPNALETRGWDCPEMVQLHLWMNCLSFQQYVEERVPGTNERDQLHSSIIEIWRCATIRKRIDTTVLEALLSSALELAKVLEEERSVNELEQLRDIVIQTTHRLAEETHVIQDRYETKLQDITAARARLDVMEENTKALLSRRLEKSRSTANGRIIMLVREAECSTPKVALPGGSTTRSCLDWMNDLESSLALGEDNEDFVR; encoded by the exons ATGGCCGAAGTTGCGACAAGCCTCTGCTGGCCAGAGCCAGTGGACGGCAACGGGCAGGATGGTGCTCTTGTCAAGACCTTGTCGCCAACAGATGACGTCGTCAACGGGTACCCTGCTGAGATGAGGTTTCTGGGAAAGAAGCTaagtaagaagaagaagaagaagggcggtAAAGAAAAGACAATGGTTAGCGAACCTCAGCCCATCGAATCGCCTCCTCTCGAATGCCAAGAAACGACCTTTGCAGATGAATCCTTAGCTGCTGAGACAGTCACAATGGCAAAGGATGAGGAGCCGTTATTCGACATCCCTGAGGCCATCCAAGGTGACACTATACCCGCAGAAGACATAGTGCCGGAGGTCCAGAGCGCTCATGAGCCATTACCTGAGTCTCCTGTTCCAGAGCACGTTAATGGTG ACACGGAGACTGATGTGCCACCACCTGCCCGTGAGGCACAGGAGCTCATATATCTTCCATTCAGCGCCCAGCATAAGCTCATGATGCATCTACAGGAGCGCCTTGAGACCATGTGCTTTTCCTTCGCACAGCGCGTCCTCCCCAATGCTCTCGAAACCCGCGGTTGGGATTGTCCCGAAATGGTCCAGTTGCATCTTTGGATGAACTGCCTTAGTTTCCAACAGTATGTGGAGGAAAGGGTCCCTGGTACGAACGAGCGTGATCAACTACACAGTTCTATCATCGAGATTTGGCGTTGCGCTACTATACGCAAGCGAATTGATACGACTGTGTTAGAGGCTCTTCTCTCCTCCGCTTTGGAACTAGCCAAAGTTCTCGAGGAGGAACGTTCAGTCAATGAGCTTGAACAATTACGAGATATTGTCATCCAAACAACTCATCGCCTTGCGGAGGAAACTCATGTAATTCAGGACAGATATGAGACAAAGCTGCAGGACATCACTGCTGCTCGGGCAAGGTTAGATGTCATGGAGGAGAACACCAAAGCCTTGCTTTCCAGGAGGTTGGAGAAGAGTCGTTCTACGGCCAATGGCAGAATCATCATGCTTGTACGCGAGGCGGAATGCTCGACCCCAAAAGTAGCCCTCCCTGGTGGTTCAACAACGAGATCTTGTCTGGATTGGATGAACGATCTTGAGAGTAGCCTGGCTCTTGGCGAGGATAATGAGGACTTTGTCAGGTAG
- a CDS encoding hypothetical protein (EggNog:ENOG41), with amino-acid sequence MSQPPQTTQPSPGNQLYPDMPAMRAPGLEFVYRLVAKMHPTNGYDIENIQGTGITRSIAGIESGTVKGPGIEGTLVENSGADWAEQVHSKKIYYKLDARYTIKTNDGHHIFVQARGLFRPGPDIEFSQPDSIDVDYTQDEVEYFTHITFEAAGNSPYNWMNGIVAIGALQSYGGAAVIDCWRLTNFLGQKVEDVYVGR; translated from the exons ATGTCGCAGCCACCTCAAACTACGCAGCCAAGTCCTGGTAACCAGCTTTACCCTGACATGCCGGCAATGCGAGCTCCGGGTTTGGAGTTTGTGTATCGCCTTGTCGCAAAGATGCACCCAACCAATGGCTACGATATCGAGAACATACAGGGCACAGGTATCACGAGGTCAATCGCTGGTATCGAGTCTGGCACTGTAAAGGGACCAGGTATAGAGGGCACTCTTGTCGAGAATAGTGGTGCCGATTGGGCAGAGCAAGTTCATTCCAAAAAG atttactataagctGGATGCGAGGTACACGATCAAAACAAATGATGGCCATCATATCTTTGTACAGGCACGTGGGCTATTCCGACCTGGGCCGGATATCGAATTCTCGCAGCCAGATTCAATCGACGTAGACTACACGCAGGACGAGGTGGAATACTTTACTCATATCACTTTTGAAGCAGCAGGAAACAGCCCATATAATTGGATGAATGGTATCGTGGCCATTGGAGCTTTGCAGTCATACGGAGGAGCTGCTGTTATTGATTGCTGGCGGTTGACTAACTTCCTTGGgcagaaggttgaggatgttTACGTAGGCAGATAA
- a CDS encoding hypothetical protein (EggNog:ENOG41): MGSLPLTSITVPPAQGQTHTHTVVFLHGRGDNAANFSSSLQYSRDSQGRTLADAFPSFRWVFPQAPQRKCASSPDVWNQWFDVWNVRNLSENEDLQAEGLKEVVPKIRDILAKEANDLNGRWDKVILMGISMGSATSVHTLFNLDIPTPDKKLGAFIGFSGRCPFAGRSLDEMRKTLQLDSSPTHSDVLKNTPMLLEHCVDDPLVLVDWGRRQCEILKGLGANVTWREYGSGGHWFKSPEGMDDAIEFLKAVL, translated from the coding sequence ATGggatctcttcctctcacaAGTATTACAGTGCCGCCAGCCCAAGGCCAAACGCACACTCACACCGTGGTGTTCCTGCACGGTCGCGGCGACAACGCTGccaacttctccagctcgCTCCAATACTCGCGCGACTCCCAAGGCCGTACGCTGGCCGAcgctttcccttcttttcgATGGGTATTTCCTCAAGCACCTCAGAGAAAATGCGCCAGTTCACCCGATGTATGGAACCAATGGTTCGATGTCTGGAACGTGAGGAACTTGTCGGAAAATGAAGACCTCCAGGCAGAAGGGCTGAAAGAAGTCGTGCCTAAAATTCGGGATATTCTAGCCAAAGAAGCAAACGACTTGAACGGGAGGTGGGACAAGGTCATTTTGATGGGCATCAGCATGGGCTCTGCGACAAGCGTGCACACATTGTTCAACCTCGACATCCCGACCCCGGACAAAAAATTGGGCGCCTTTATTGGCTTCAGCGGTCGTTGCCCATTTGCCGGGCGATCACTTGATGAGATGCGCAAGACGCTTCAACTCGATTCTTCCCCAACGCACAGCGACGTTCTCAAGAATACGCCTATGCTCTTGGAACATTGCGTCGATGAtccgttggtgttggtggatTGGGGCAGGAGGCAGTGCGAGATTCTGAAAGGTCTTGGAGCGAATGTGACATGGAGGGAGTATGGGAGCGGAGGACACTGGTTCAAGTCACCCGAGGGCATGGATGATGCGATAGAATTTCTGAAGGCTGTTCTTTAG
- a CDS encoding hypothetical protein (EggNog:ENOG41), translating to MPQTPVKKGPELTIHLDRPDSTYIPGEVITGHISRKAHIVASSATISISLHARSKSRMVARRGHLTSTYRGRFDLVPSTEYSKTVFEGPVHIAEHDVEQRWPFSIRLPNCVDGSAPQSLAGPDQTYLTTDVSEQPLPPTFLIERYDYMSGMSAFVEYYLQAELKTASRGSGTAEAILPFRMLFINPEPLPAHIDLHTTRQTLAFQGENPLVASVEVQTPTTLQIEAPDPMPFLILAVPPEGVDLEKQKPGLPSVHITRIFMKIVAKTEIKCPKGKNVHETDGEARVTLHAEDAFNQYDDELYIPWQRPAIDSQLQGTGSGSEMRPSERLDIGAQLNLRLQRSKDLYPSFQTFNIRHTHRVQWEMTVEAAGKSFELSGEEPIKVLSRPEAERNTEWIQPPPEDHPPSFSDDEDVAGSGSRRGSRQTDPAAGVGGLSRLWVF from the coding sequence ATGCCACAAACTCCCGTCAAAAAGGGCCCTGAGCTCACTATCCACTTGGATCGTCCGGACTCAACATACATTCCTGGAGAAGTGATTACGGGCCATATATCTCGAAAAGCTCACATCGTCGCTTCCTCAGCAACAATCAGTATCTCGTTGCATGCAAGAAGTAAATCGCGAATGGTGGCGCGGCGCGGGCATTTGACATCGACATATCGCGGACGCTTTGATCTCGTGCCATCAACTGAGTACTCCAAAACGGTTTTCGAAGGCCCTGTACATATCGCTGAACACGATGTGGAGCAAAGGTGGCCTTTCTCAATCCGTCTGCCTAACTGTGTAGACGGATCTGCACCGCAGTCGTTGGCAGGGCCGGATCAGACTTATCTGACAACGGATGTATCGGAACAGCCTCTTCCGCCGACATTCTTGATCGAGCGGTACGACTACATGTCTGGAATGTCAGCGTTTGTCGAGTATTACTTGCAGGCAGAGTTGAAGACAGCTTCGAGAGGCTCTGGTACCGCTGAAGCAATACTACCCTTCAGGATGCTGTTTATCAATCCGGAGCCTTTGCCAGCTCACATAGATCTTCATACAACACGCCAAACACTCGCTTTCCAAGGCGAGAATCCTTTGGTGGCCAGCGTTGAGGTTCAGACGCCGACAACGCTGCAGATTGAAGCTCCAGATCCCATGCCATTCCTGATCCTTGCAGTTCCACCCGAAGGCGTcgaccttgagaagcaaaagcCAGGTCTTCCTTCAGTTCATATAACTCGGATCTTCATGAAAATTGTCGCAAAGACGGAGATAAAGTGCCCAAAGGGGAAGAATGTTCATGAGACAGACGGCGAGGCTCGGGTAACACTACATGCCGAAGATGCCTTTAATCAGTATGACGACGAATTATACATCCCATGGCAGAGACCAGCCATAGACTCCCAGTTACAGGGAACGGGCTCAGGATCTGAAATGAGACCCTCAGAGCGTCTCGACATCGGGGCGCAACTCAACCTTCGTCTGCAGCGAAGCAAAGACTTGTATCCATCCTTCCAAACCTTCAACATTCGACACACGCACCGCGTCCAATGGGAGATGACAGTAGAGGCTGCCGGCAAAAGCTTTGAGCTTTCTGGTGAAGAGCCAATCAAGGTTCTCAGCAGGCCTGAGGCCGAGCGCAATACGGAATGGATCCAGCCACCGCCAGAAGATCACCCGCCAAGCTTttctgatgacgaggacgtGGCCGGGTCAGGGTCTAGACGCGGTAGCCGGCAGACAGATCCAGCGGCTGGCGTGGGTGGTTTGTCACGGCTTTGGGTGTTCTGA
- a CDS encoding hypothetical protein (EggNog:ENOG41) — translation MPDASSTPSSLSAASHEDLVNFLLVRHKEIRQHGTMTICVPSDGDISVFPTFRCFEASLRILYDKYQVDPTIARRLPMYYRTSGEILASIAAVDTKWGLMSHHTLPLIHTSWSPEVVEAGSEEVTRFSLLE, via the coding sequence ATGCCTGATGCATCGTCAACTCCCTCGTCGCTATCTGCTGCGTCTCATGAGGACTTGGTGAACTTCCTCTTAGTCCGCCATAAAGAGATTCGCCAACACGGCACTATGACGATTTGTGTTCCCAGTGACGGTGACATCAGCGTTTTTCCAACCTTCCGATGTTTTGAGGCCAGTCTTCGCATCCTCTACGACAAGTATCAGGTCGACCCAACCATCGCAAGACGGCTTCCTATGTACTATAGGACCTCGGGCGAGATACTGGCATCTATCGCTGCCGTCGACACGAAATGGGGTCTGATGAGCCATCACACCTTACCATTAATACATACATCATGGTCGCCTGAGGTTGTCGAGGCAGGCTCTGAGGAAGtgactaggttctctctactagaataa
- a CDS encoding hypothetical protein (EggNog:ENOG41) — MEKHDFLYSEVESASSSTYQHSQTDISITSASTAPSTVLPDEGIISRTYDAAKSLSHIKCPHQLQKDHQRNCPSNTASKAAFKHDYQSYAQTSHMGILDPAYKVFVSKKGYGSLIYKLHARTVVVAGDPLCSEFHRKALFTELRHYRWARGLSLAFVGISEEFAKYAHQQGWAMMHFGHEAVLNPLTNKVLRKQAGKRIISQNKQLLDPKRGGVAMNFYSPAVNEADPELERQLQDLYDDWREDRNKKYRDGSQAFVTVYDLFSLPESTIFLYTSDRDGKINGLATLRELGAERGYHLDPCIASQDAPKGISDLLVFTAMEMLKASDVGYMSLGIEPLDEVQEVTGSSKLVSRLWKDGYNQMIRSVPVTGKAAYFKKFCPDESLTSKLYICIPSKGIPVRRSIALLQFANMNPGQLFTQIHLGDRHKEKQTPQPQS, encoded by the coding sequence ATGGAGAAACACGACTTCCTGTACTCCGAGGTAGAGtctgcatcatcgtcaacataCCAACACTCCCAGACAGACATCTCTATTACATCAGCATCTACAGCCCCATCAACCGTCCTCCCAGATGAGGGTATCATCTCAAGGACCTACGACGCTGCCAAAAGCCTGTCGCACATAAAATGTCCCCACCAATTACAGAAGGACCACCAAAGGAACTGCCCCAGCAACACGGCCTCAAAGGCCGCATTCAAGCACGACTACCAATCATACGCACAAACATCACACATGGGTATCCTCGACCCAGCATACAAAGTCTTTGTTAGCAAGAAAGGCTATGGTTCTTTGATCTACAAGCTCCACGCCAGGACCGTTGTCGTCGCCGGTGATCCACTATGCTCAGAGTTCCATCGCAAAGCACTATTCACTGAACTTCGACATTACCGCTGGGCTCGCGGCCTATCACTTGCATTCGTCGGCATCAGTGAGGAATTTGCCAAGTATGCCCACCAACAAGGCTGGGCGATGATGCATTTCGGCCACGAAGCCGTTCTCAACCCTTTAACCAACAAGGTCCTCCGCAAGCAAGCAGGCAAACGCATCATCTCCCAGAACAAGCAGCTTCTCGACCCCAAACGCGGGGGTGTTGCGATGAACTTCTACAGCCCCGCTGTCAATGAGGCAGACCCTGAGCTAGAGCGACAGCTACAGGATCTCTACGACGATTGGAGGGAGGACCGAAACAAGAAGTATAGAGATGGCTCACAAGCGTTCGTCACTGTCTACGATCTCTTCTCGCTACCTGAATCAACAATATTCTTATACACTTCCGATCGCGACGGCAAGATCAACGGACTTGCGACACTACGAGAACTTGGCGCAGAGAGGGGATATCACCTCGATCCTTGCATCGCATCCCAAGATGCACCAAAAGGAATTTCAGACCTTCTTGTCTTCACTGCTATGGAAATGTTGAAAGCTTCCGACGTGGGCTACATGAGCCTTGGTATTGAGCCCCTCGACGAGGTTCAAGAGGTAACAGGTTCTTCGAAGCTTGTGTCACGGCTCTGGAAGGATGGCTACAACCAAATGATTCGGTCAGTGCCTGTCACAGGCAAAGCAGCATACTTCAAGAAGTTCTGCCCAGATGAGTCGCTTACTTCGAAACTGTATATCTGCATACCCAGCAAAGGCATCCCAGTGCGAAGATCAATCGCGCTACTGCAATTCGCAAACATGAACCCCGGCCAGCTATTTACTCAAATACACTTGGGTGATCGACACAAGGAAAAGCAAACACCACAACCGCAATCATGA
- a CDS encoding hypothetical protein (EggNog:ENOG41), whose translation MSNMKSSCKVQMRPLGLDHGSIKTAAEIISLSFASDPLIRWLSRDHSGPGWETLTPTLQQWQEARLREYARIGIMMESHNDFEERIKKKYPPNSLYYLEIAAVRPDTQGMGVGRTIMQWVVQELGDNPCYIECTDKKNVAFYVKYGFELVEEAELVDEEDAMPPTTLFYMIRDTSTIKK comes from the exons ATGTCAAACATGAAAAGTTCGTGTAAAGTCCAGATGAGGCCACTTGGCCTAG ACCATGGCTCAATCAAGACTGCCGCTGAGATCATCAGCCTTTCTTTCGCCTCAGATCCCTTGATCCGTTGGCTCTCTCGTGATCACTCCGGCCCAGGCTGGGAGACTCTGACACCTACCCTGCAGCAATGGCAAGAGGCACGCCTACGCGAGTACGCG CGGATCGGAATCATGATGGAGTCTCATAACGATTTTGAAGAGAGAATTAAGAAGAAGTATCCCCCAAATTCTCTTTACTATCTCGAGATCGCTGCGGTCAGACCTGATACGCAAGGGATGGGAGTTGGGAGAACTATCATGCAATGGGTGGTGCAGGAGTTAGGAGACAATCCATGTTATATTGAGTGTACAGATAAGAAGAATGTCGCGTTCTACGTCAAGTATggctttgagcttgttgaagaggcGGAACTggtggatgaggaggacgcaATGCCACCAacaactttattttatatgaTTAGAGATACATCAACCATCAAGAAGTAG
- a CDS encoding hypothetical protein (EggNog:ENOG41), producing the protein MPFYRVTSHNLDRTSLPLIFWVLWNQEFGWSYGQLNNANALNYVGTTVGCILFIPPAVKYGRRSMYLLTTAIIFAMAIWSARMKTLTELYISQLIFGLASATNESIVEMTVRKSYIAKDPTDWCQIADLYFVHQRGSANGLYMVMVMIGSFLSPVIAGYMAANGNWRLCYWITTAVDGALLLYFCFFFEESKYIPRLEAQQLSSEVPTSFPVSKKDNISEIQPGEMSTCVTLETSNAPLHRINSDIPLLTWRQRMRLVTRTDESLLGIVRTAVVILFRFPAVMYTALTYAFCLCWISAQASIISIVFTQPPYNFGTVGVGNMSLGVFIGCILGSAYGAVSDRVILWFTRKNYGYYEPEMRLQLNHFPAVCMSGGFVMFGITTAKQQGMHWIYPSIGSAIFGFGLGGLSDVALCVTIDSYQAITGEAFIGVAFMRNAFSIAISFALVPWLDAQGLQNMTIVMGLWALAMAFLHVPMMIWGKRIREKTEASYKRMATGTRV; encoded by the exons ATGCCCTTCTACCGAGTGACGAGCCACAATCTTGACAGAACTTCCTTACCACTGATCTTCTGGGTCCTTTGGAACCAAGAATTCGGATGGTCGTACGGCCAGCTCAACAACGCTAACGCCCTCAACTATGTCGGAACCACTGTTGGCTGTATCCTCTTTATCCCCCCGGCGGTGAAGTACGGACGTCGATCGATGTACCTGCTTACGACGGCCATCATCTTTGCCATGGCTATCTGGTCGGCGCGTATGAAGACACTGACAGAACTATATATATCCCAGTTGATATTTGGACTGGCTAGTGCGACCAACGAGAGTATTGTTGAGATGACGGTACGGAAATCATACATTGCGAAGGATCCCACTGACTGGTGCCAGATTGCTGATTTGTATTTCGTTCATCAACGCGGTAGTGCGAATGGCCTATACATGGTCATGGTTATGATTGGT AGCTTTCTGAGCCCCGTGATTGCAGGATATATGGCCGCGAATGGAAACTGGAGGCTCTGCTATTGGATCACCACAGCAGTCGATGGTGCCCTCCTACTGtacttctgtttcttcttcgaAGAGAGCAAGTATATACCCCGTCTCGAAGCTCAGCAACTGTCCTCCGAAGTTCCAACTTCTTTCCCGGTTTCGAAAAAGGACAACATCTCGGAGATACAGCCAGGTGAAATGAGCACGTGCGTCACTTTGGAAACATCGAATGCCCCGTTACATCGAATCAACTCTGATATACCGCTTCTTACATGGCGTCAACGCATGCGCCTTGTCACAAGAACCGACGAAAGCCTACTTGGCATTGTCCGGACAGCTGTCGTTATCTTGTTTCGCTTCCCAGCTGTCATGTACACAGCCCTTACATATGCCTTTTGCCTCTGTTGGATTTCCGCTCAGGCATCGATCATCTCAATCGTTTTCACACAGCCGCCGTATAACTTCGGCACCGTCGGGGTTGGAAACATGAGTTTGGGAGTCTTTATCGGCTGTATTCTGGGATCGGCCTACGGCGCAGTTTCCGATCGAGTTATTCTTTGGTTCACAAGAAAGAACTATGGATATTACGAACCGGAAATGCGTCTCCAGCTGAACCACTTCCCAGCAGTTTGTATGAGTGGTGGCTTTGTCATGTTCGGTATCACTACAGCAAAG CAACAGGGCATGCATTGGATATACCCAAGCATTGGTAGCGCAATCTTCGgttttggtcttggtggtctgAGCGATGTTGCGCTTTGCGTGACTATAGATAGCTACCAAGCG ATCACTGGCGAAGCATTCATCGGCGTCGCCTTTATGCGTAATGCCTTCAGCATCGCAATTTCGTTCGCGCTCGTTCCATGGCTCGATGCTCAAGGCCTGCAGAACATGACAATTGTCATGGGGCTATGGGCACTGGCTATGGCTTTTCTTCATGTACCAATGATGATCTGGGGCAAAAGAATCCGTGAGAAGACTGAGGCGAGTTACAAGAGGATGGCGACAGGGACTAGAGTGTAA
- a CDS encoding hypothetical protein (EggNog:ENOG41), giving the protein MATVVIQYPVGHDFDVDYYVNTHMPLAHKLWGPQGLVSGQVIKLGGDSPYQIYTIITWDSLASFQKASASEESKQIKDDVKNFTTATPTYVIGETVAKA; this is encoded by the exons ATGGCTACCGTCGTTATTCAGTATCCTGTCGGTCACGACTTCGATGTCGACTATTATGTCAACACTCATATGCCTCTAGCCCACAA GCTCTGGGGCCCTCAAGGTCTTGTCAGTGGACAGGTCATCAAGCTCGGTGGAGACAGCCCTTACCAGATTTACACTATCATCACATGGGACAGCTTGGCTTCATTCCAGAAGGCCAGTGCTTCAGAGGAGTCGAAGCAGATTAAGGATGATGTCAAGAATTTCACCACCGCGACACCTACCTATGTTATTGGCGAGACTGTTGCCAAGGCGTAG
- a CDS encoding hypothetical protein (EggNog:ENOG41), with amino-acid sequence MNLEQLSFYFDFVKVIVSHLAMMAVQKGQSIIHRATYRLLPDSRVVVVVGGSFAGSLVAQRLAHTLPSGYRVTLIEKHSHFNYAFSFPRNSVLSGREHNAFITYDNIAAGAPDGIFQRVCDEATDITETHVHTVGGVSLPYDYLVIATGAAQPPPARLNARIKEDAIEELRGFQQRVAKADRIAVIGAGAVGVELAAEIKEEYPNKKVTLIHSRQQLLPRFGRKLHDHVISALKNQDIEVRLGERPDFPSDAGQSVQETSLTFSNGETKTFDLVVRQQTDIEAIKLTRFQIPCTGLRSRSDILAAYSPKSIASNGEILVKPTLQVENLPSPQQHIFAVGDVAQTGGAKQARACMMQGEVAVQNILSLIKRNSATKEYKPQFFEGMLNLTLGTHSAVVHIQKGDYELLKATKGPDADLDVGKMRWQLNAKSG; translated from the exons ATGAATCTAGAGCAGCTAAGTTTCTATTTCGACTTTGTCAAAGTCATCGTGTCGCATCTTGCCATGATGGCAGTGCAGAAAGGGCAGTCGATTATTCATAGGGCTACGTATCGACTGTTACCTGACTCAcgtgtcgtcgtcgtcgtcggagGTTCTTTTGCGGGGAGTCTTGTTGCCCAGCGCCTGGCTCACACGCTGCCCTCCGGTTATCGGGTCACTCTCATTGAAAAGCACTCTCACTTCAACTACGCGTTCAGCTTCCCTCGAAACTCCGTCTTGTCAGGACGAGAGCATAATGCCTTCATTACGTACGACAACATCGCTGCAGGTGCTCCGGATGGCATCTTCCAGCGAGTCTGCGACGAAGCAACTGATATCACGGAGACCCATGTTCACACCGTCGGTGGTGTCTCCCTTCCTTACGATTACCTCGTCATCGCCACTGGCGCAGCCCAGCCTCCTCCAGCTCGATTGAATGCACGGATCAAAGAAGACGCGATTGAAGAGCTACGAGGGTTCCAGCAACGCGTCGCCAAGGCCGACAGAATCGCGGTCATCGGCGCTGGAGCGGTTGGTGTTGAACTGGCTGCCGAAATCAAAGAAGAGTACCCCAACAAAAAGGTTACCCTCATTCATTCCAGACAACAACTTCTACCAAGGTTTGGTCGGAAGCTCCATGATCATGTCATATCTGCACTTAAGAATCAAGATATCGAGGTCAGATTAGGCGAGAGACCTGACTTCCCAAGTGATGCTGGCCAATCTGTCCAGGAGACCAGTCTCACCTTTTCCAACGGAGAGACCAAGACCTTTGACCTCGTGGTACGTCAACAGACGGACATTGAAGCTATAAAGTTAACACGATTTCAGATTCCCTGCACCGGCCTTCGCTCACGATCTGACATCCTCGCCGCATATTCTCCCAAGAGCATTGCATCAAATGGCGAGATCTTAGTCAAACCAACACTCCAAGTCGAGAACCTGCCCTCGCCCCAACAACACATCTTTGCAGTCGGCGATGTTGCCCAGACTGGAGGCGCAAAGCAAGCTCGGGCTTGTATGATGCAAGGCGAGGTTGCAGTCCAAAACATACTCAGCCTTATCAAGAGGAACAGTGCCACCAAAGAATACAAGCCACAATTCTTTGAAGGCATGCTAAACTTGACATTGGGGACG CATAGCGCTGTCGTGCATATCCAGAAAGGAGATTACGAGCTGCTTAAGGCAACTAAGGGACCAGACGCGGATTTGGATGTAGGAAAGATGAGATGGCAGCTCAATGCAAAGTCGGGATGA